A stretch of Triticum aestivum cultivar Chinese Spring chromosome 1D, IWGSC CS RefSeq v2.1, whole genome shotgun sequence DNA encodes these proteins:
- the LOC123182629 gene encoding acetylserotonin O-methyltransferase 1 yields the protein MAPTQEKHSSEELLRAQVDLWHHALGFVKSMALKCAMELQIPNTIQHHGGSMTPSELAAKIGLHPSKLPRLRRLMRVLIVSDIFVVHEVASPNKEVAYGLTPTTRLLAIDEVRSNLSPILSLILDSTVTAPFSGMHSWFLDEHSTSLFEKAHGLNVWEMAAQNSTYNQLINDAMVSDSNFLMDIILRECSGVFLGIKSLIDVAGGHGGSAKAIAKAFPQMKCSVLDLPHVVEEAPTFDHVSFISGDMFKYIPPADALFLKWVFHDWGDEDCVKILKNCKEAIPSREAGGKVIIIDMVVGSGPDEIITRETQVLFDLFIMCFEGIEREEHEWKRIFMEAGFSNYKIISVLGVRSVIELYP from the exons ATGGCACCCACCCAAGAAAAGCATAGCTCTGAGGAGTTGCTCCGGGCTCAAGTTGATCTTTGGCACCACGCATTGGGATTTGTCAAGTCCATGGCACTCAAATGTGCAATGGAATTGCAAATCCCTAACACCATCCAGCACCATGGTGGGTCTATGACCCCTTCAGAATTGGCCGCAAAGATTGGGCTCCATCCGTCTAAGCTTCCTCGCTTACGGCGACTCATGCGTGTGCTCATTGTGTCAGACATCTTTGTTGTTCATGAAGTAGCCTCGCCAAACAAGGAGGTTGCTTACGGGCTTACCCCAACCACACGCCTACTTGCTATCGATGAAGTTAGATCAAACCTATCTCCCATTCTATCTTTGATACTTGATTCAACTGTCACTGCCCCCTTTTCTGGCATGCACTCATGGTTCCTAGACGAGCATTCCACGTCCCTGTTCGAGAAAGCTCACGGCCTTAACGTTTGGGAGATGGCTGCCCAGAACAGTACTTACAACCAGCTAATCAATGACGCGATGGTTTCTGATAGTAACTTTCTCATGGATATCATTTTGAGGGAGTGTTCTGGTGTATTTCTTGGCATAAAGTCGCTTATTGATGTCGCCGGAGGACATGGTGGATCTGCCAAGGCAATTGCTAAGGCGTTCCCGCAAATGAAATGCAGTGTGTTGGATCTCCCTCATGTGGTTGAAGAAGCTCCTACTTTCGACCATGTGTCGTTTATTTCTGGCGATATGTTTAAGTACATTCCACCAGCGGATGCTCTCTTCCTGAAG TGGGTTTTCCATGACTGGGGTGATGAAGATTGTGTCAAGATACTGAAAAATTGCAAGGAAGCTATACCTTCCAGAGAAGCTGGTGGAAAGGTGATAATCATAGATATGGTGGTTGGATCTGGGCCAGATGAGATTATAACAAGGGAGACACAGGTTTTGTTTGATCTCTTTATCATGTGTTTTGAGGGGATTGAGCGAGAGGAACATGAGTGGAAAAGGATATTCATGGAAGCTGGGTTCAGCAACTACAAAATTATATCAGTGTTGGGAGTTAGATCTGTTATTGAGCTCTACCCTTGA